A genomic window from Lotus japonicus ecotype B-129 chromosome 1, LjGifu_v1.2 includes:
- the LOC130731043 gene encoding DEAD-box ATP-dependent RNA helicase 24, whose translation MSKRKFGFEGFGINRQSTYSFERSQPPQRLYVPPSSRQGHDNYEDTDLDHIDYDDNNNDDARDEGNNNENENDATATTGGGEEEEIDPLDAFMEGIHEEMKAAPPPKPKEKAEDRYKDDEDDDPMESFLKAKKDLGLTLASDALHAGYDSDEEVYAAAKAVDAGMVEYDSDDNPIVIDKKKIEPIPPLDHSSVDYEPFSKDFYEEPPSISGMSEQDVTDYRKSLAIRVSGFDVPKPVKTFEDCGFPPPVMSAIKKQGYEKPTSIQCQALPVVLSGRDIIGIAKTGSGKTAAFVLPMIVHIMDQPELQKEEGPIGVICAPTRELAQQIYLESKKFAKSYGIRVSAVYGGMSKLEQFKELKAGCEIVVATPGRLIDMLKMKALTMTRATYLVLDEADRMFDLGFEPQVRSIVGQIRPDRQTSLFSATMPRKVEKLAREILSDPVRVIVGEVGMANEDITQVVQVVPSDSEKLPWLLEKLPETIDQGDTLVFASKKATVDDIETQLSQRGFKVAALHGDKDQASRMDILQKFKSGVYHVLIATDVAARGLDIKSIKTVVNFDIAKDMDMHVHRIGRTGRAGDKEGVAYTLITQKEARFAGELVNSLIAAGQNVSTELMDLAMKDGRFRSKRDSRKGGGKKGKGRGGGGSGRGVRGVDFGLGIGYNSESSSTPPNTAPSRSAAVNSLRTGMMSQFKSSFVAASSNSQNQGFSNNKNMAANKRPTLAGFVSGGSIGGDINRRQFVASTSPAQSAVNSTSQSSGVNPSQTSTNSSKPRERRRPSGWDR comes from the exons ATGTCGAAGAGGAAGTTCGGGTTCGAAGGTTTCGGCATAAACCGCCAATCAACCTACAGTTTCGAGCGATCTCAACCTCCTCAGCGCCTCTACGTTCCTCCCTCTTCACGCCAAGGCCACGACAACTACGAGGACACTGATCTCGACCACATCGATTACGACGACAACAACAACGATGACGCCAGGGACGAAGGGAACAACAACGAAAACGAAAACGACGCCACAGCTACCACGGGAGGGGGCGAGGAGGAGGAAATCGATCCATTGGATGCATTCATGGAGGGGATTCATGAGGAGATGAAGGCGGCGCCGCCTCCGAAGCCGAAGGAGAAGGCGGAGGATAGGTATaaggatgatgaggatgatgatccCATGGAGAGCTTTCTGAAGGCGAAGAAGGACTTGGGGTTGACGCTGGCGTCGGATGCGCTGCATGCTGGGTATGATTCTGATGAGGAGGTTTATGCTGCTGCAAAGGCTGTGGATGCTGGTATGGTAGAGTATGATTCTGATGATAACCCTATTGTTATTGATAAGAAGAAAATTGAGCCCATTCctcctctggatcactcttccGTTGATTATGAGCCTTTTAGTAAGGATTTTTATGAAGAACCTCCTTCAATATCAG GTATGAGTGAACAAGATGTAACGGATTACAGAAAGAGTTTGGCTATTCGTGTATCTGGTTTTGATGTTCCTAAGCCCGTAAAAACATTTGAGGACTGTGGGTTCCCTCCCCCAGTTATGAGTGCTATAAAAAAGCAAGGTTATGAGAAGCCCACGTCTATACAATGCCAAGCTTTACCGGTTGTGCTTTCTGGCAGAGATATCATTGGTATAGCAAAAACTGGTTCTGGTAAAACTGCTGCTTTTGTGCTTCCTATGATTGTGCATATCATGGATCAGCCTGAACTTCAGAAGGAGGAGGGTCCTATAGGAGTGATATGCGCACCTACCAGAGAATTGGCGCAACAGATATATCTTGAGTCCAAGAAATTTGCAAAATCATATGGTATACGCGTCTCTGCTGTCTATGGTGGAATGTCAAAACTTGAGCAGTTCAAAGAACTCAAGGCAGGCTGTGAGATAGTTGTTGCTACCCCTGGCAGATTGATAGACATGCTAAAAATGAAGGCATTGACAATGACAAGAGCAACTTATCTGGTGCTTGATGAGGCTGATAGGATGTTCGATCTTGGATTTGAGCCACAAGTAAGGTCCATTGTTGGTCAGATTAGGCCAGACCGTCAAACTTCACTCTTTTCTGCAACAATGCCTCGTAAAGTTGAAAAGTTGGCCAGGGAAATCCTTTCTGACCCTGTTAGAGTAATAGTTGGGGAGGTGGGGATGGCAAATGAAGATATTACTCAAGTTGTTCAAGTGGTGCCTTCAGATTCTGAGAAATTGCCGTGGCTCCTAGAGAAGCTGCCTGAAACGATTGATCAAGGTGATACCTTAGTATTTGCTTCCAAGAAGGCCACTGTGGATGATATTGAGACACAATTGTCTCAGAGGGGCTTTAAGGTTGCTGCCCTACATGGTGATAAGGATCAAGCTTCTCGTATGGATATTTTACAGAAGTTTAAATCTGGCGTCTACCATGTGCTTATTGCAACTGATGTTGCTGCTCGTGGTCTTGACATCAAATCAATTAAAACAGTGGTAAACTTTGATATTGCAAAAGACATGGACATGCATGTCCATCGGATTGGAAGAACGGGCCGTGCTGGTGACAAGGAAGGAGTTGCATACACACTTATAACTCAGAAAGAAGCACGGTTCGCTGGTGAATTGGTTAATAGCTTAATTGCTGCTGGTCAGAATGTTTCCACGGAGTTGATGGATCTTGCTATGAAG GATGGGAGATTCAGGTCGAAACGCGATTCAAGAAAAGGAG GTGGGAAAAAAGGCAAAGGCAGAGGTGGTGGTGGGAGTGGCAGAGGCGTGCGTGGAGTGGATTTTGGTTTGGGCATTGGATATAATTCAGAGTCAAGTAGCACACCACCTAACACTGCTCCAAGTCGTTCTGCTGCTGTAAATTCTTTGAGGACAGGAATGATGTCGCAATTTAAAAGTAGCTTTGTTGCTGCATCCTCAAACTCTCAAAATCAAGGTTTCAGTAACAATAAAAACATGGCTGCTAACAAGAGGCCAACACTCGCTGGCTTTGTATCTGGTGGATCAATCGGTGGTGATATAAATAGACGTCAGTTTGTTGCTTCAACCAGTCCTGCTCAATCAGCTGTAAATTCCACTAGTCAGAGTTCTGGAGTAAATCCTAGTCAGACAAGCACGAACAG TTCTAAACCTAGAGAAAGGCGAAGGCCATCGGGTTGGGATAGATAG
- the LOC130731042 gene encoding uncharacterized protein LOC130731042 translates to MSISDAFLCFLFIAATYSISSASADSIYGCGGFVQASSSLVKSRKQTDAKLDYSHVMVELQTVDGLVKDRTQCAPNGYYFIPVYDKGSFVIKINGPEGWSWDPEKVPVVVDNDGCNGNEDINFRFTGFAISGRVVGAVGGESCSVKNGGPSNVKVDLLSPSGDLVSSVLTSSSGSYLFTNIIPGNYELRASNPDMKVEVKGSTQVELGFGNGVVDDVFFVPGYSISGFVVAQGNPILGVHIFLYSDDVSEVECSQGSAHGPRQEAALCHAVSDADGKFIFNSIPCGTYELVPYYKGENTVFDVSPSSVSINVKHQHVPVTQKFQVTGFSVGGRVVDGYDMGIEGVKIIVDGHERSITDNQGYYKLDQVTSKHYTIEARKEHYKFKKLVNYMVLPNMASIEDINAVSYDLCGLVRMVSSGLKATVALTHGPDNVKPQKKQTDGNGNFCFEVLPGEYRLSAIAATPENVAGLIFAPSYIDVVVKSPLLNVEFSQALVNVRGAVSCKETCGPSVSVTLVRQVDKHNDERRTISLTTESSEFLFSDVIPGKYRLEVKHSSPDSVAMEDNWCWEQSFLDVNVGAEDLEGIFFVQKGFWVNVISTHDVDGYMTQPDGSTVTSKIRKGSQHICVEYPGVHEFSFIDSCIFFGSSPVIINTSNLSPIHLKGEKYLLKGQINLQSGSLDTLPESIVVDVYHDGAGVIDKATAILKSHGKDQTDAAVFEYSVWANLGEKLTFVPRDSRNDVEKKLLFYPREHHVSLTDDNCQASIPAFSCRLGVYIEGSVSPPISGVHIRIFAAGDSSTTEFKSGELVLETITGTDGSFVAGPLYDDVGYNVQASKPGYHLKQVGPHSFSCQKLSQISVHIHHKDDVKELIPSVLLSLSGDNGYRNNSVSGAGGTFIFDNLFPGMFYLRPVMKEYAFSPSAQAIELGAGEFKEVIFQATRVAYSATGLVTLLSGQPKGGVSVEARSESKGYFEETVTDSSGNYRLRGLLPDTVYDVKVAKRDVMGSSNVVRASPDFITVKVGTEDIKGLDFIVFEEPEMTIVSCHVEGNGTDELRKHLMVEIRSASDTTKIESVFPLPISNFFQVKGLSKGRHLLQLRSGLPSSSLQFESDIIEVDLDKNIQIHVGPLRFRIVDQLKQELTPAPVFPLIVGFLVVALFLSMPRLKDLYQATVDIPTPGLGGASKKDIRKPILRKKTY, encoded by the exons ATGTCAATCAGCGACGCTTTCCTCTGCTTCCTATTCATCGCCGCAACCTATTCGATTTCTTCTGCTTCCGCTGATTCCATCTATGGCTGCGGTGGATTTGTTCAG GCAAGCTCATCGTTGGTGAAATCTAGGAAACAAACTGATGCCAAATTGGATTATTCACATGTCATG GTTGAGCTTCAAACAGTCGATGGACTGGTAAAGGATAGAACACAGTGTGCTCCGAATGGATACTATTTTATTCCAGTGTACGACAAG GGTTCCtttgtaattaaaattaatggACCTGAAGGATGGTCATGGGATCCTGAAAAG GTTCCTGTGGTGGTTGACAATGATGGATGCAATGGCAATGAAGATATCAATTTTCGTTTCACAGG GTTTGCTATATCTGGTAGAGTTGTGGGAGCTGTAGGTGGAGAGAGCTGTTCAGTTAAAAATGGAGGTCCTTCAAATGTAAAAGTTGATTTATTGTCTCCTTCTGGTGATCTTGTCTCTTCAGTCTTAACTTCATCATCAGGGAGTTACTTGTTTACAAATATAATTCCAG GAAACTATGAACTACGTGCTTCAAACCCTGATATGAAAGTTGAAGTTAAAGGTTCAACGCAG gtggagttgggctttggaaATGGGGTAGTTGATGATGTTTTCTTTGTCCCTGGATATAGTATCAGCGGGTTTGTTGTTGCTCAG GGAAATCCTATATTAGGAGTCCATATTTTCTTATATTCAGATGATGTGTCTGAGGTAGAATGTTCACAAGGTTCTGCTCATGGTCCCCGCCAAGAAGCAGCTCTTTGTCACGCTGTATCGGATGCTGATGGAAAGTTCATATTCAATTCAATACCTTGTG GAACTTATGAACTTGTGCCCTACTATAAGGGTGAGAATACAGTATTTGATGTTTCACCGTCCAGTGTCTCAATTAATGTCAAGCATCAACATGTACCCGTGACTCAAAAATTCCAG GTAACTGGATTTTCTGTTGGAGGCCGTGTAGTTGATGGATACGACATGGGAATAGAGGGTGTTAAGATCATAGTTGATGGGCATGAAAGGTCTATTACTGACAATCAAGGATATTATAAGCTTGATCAG GTTACGTCCAAGCACTATACCATAGAGGCCCGAAAGGAGCATTACAAGTTCAAGAAGTTGGTGAATTATATG GTATTGCCCAACATGGCTTCAATAGAAGACATTAATGCCGTTTCATACGATCTTTGTGGTTTAGTTAGGATGGTTAGCAGTGGTCTGAAAGCAACG GTGGCTTTGACTCATGGGCCTGATAATGTAAAACcacaaaagaaacaaacagaTGGAAATGGAAATTTCTGCTTTGAG GTTCTGCCTGGTGAATATCGCTTGTCTGCTATTGCTGCTACTCCTGAGAATGTAGCTGGACTCATATTTGCCCCATCTTATATCGATGTTGTGGTCAAAAGTCCAttgttgaatgttgaattttCACAG GCTCTGGTCAATGTTCGGGGTGCTGTATCCTGCAAGGAGACATGTGGTCCATCAGTATCTGTTACTCTTGTTAGACAGGTTGATAAGCATAATGATGAGAGAAGGACAATTAGCTTGACCACTGAGAGTAGTGAATTTCTGTTTTCAGATGTTATTCCTGGAAAATACAGGCTTGAG gttAAACATAGTTCCCCTGATTCAGTGGCCATGGAAGATAATTGGTGCTGGGAGCAGAGCTTCTTAGATGTAAATGTTGGTGCTGAGGACTTAgaaggaattttttttgttcaaaaagGCTTTTGGGTCAATGTTATCTCCACTCATGATGTTGATGGTTACATGACTCAACCAGATGGGTCAACTGTGACTTCAAAGATTCGG AAAGGTTCCCAGCATATATGTGTCGAATATCCTGGAGTACATGAATTTAGTTTTATTGACTCATGTATTTTCTTTGGGAGCTCACCAGTGATAATTAATACGTCTAACCTATCG ccCATCCATCTAAAAGGAGAGAAGTATCTTCTTAAAGGACAGATAAATTTGCAGTCCGGCTCACTTGATACATTGCCTGAGAGTATAGTTGTTGATGTTTATCATGATGGAGCTGGTGTTATTGATAAGGCTACAGCTATACTTAAGTCTCATGGGAAAGATCAAACAGATGCTGCTGTATTTGAGTATTCTGTTTGGGCCAATCTAGGGGAAAAACTTACCTTTGTTCCTCGAGACTCAAG GAATGACGTGGAGAAAAAACTTCTATTTTATCCTAGAGAACATCAT GTATCACTGACAGACGATAATTGCCAAGCTTCTATTCCTGCATTTTCCTGTCGACTGGGTGTATATATTGAAGGATCAGTTTCACCTCCTATTTCTGGGGTTCATATTAGGATTTTTGCTGCTGGAGACAGCAGCACCACTGAATTTAAAAGTGGTGAATTAGTACTTGAAACAATCACTGGAACTGATGGCTCCTTTGTGGCTGGTCCTCTGTATGATGATGTTGGTTACAATGTTCAGGCTTCAAAG CCTGGTTATCATTTAAAACAAGTTGGGCCTCATTCCTTTAGTTGTCAGAAGCTTAGTCAAATTTCAGTGCACATACATCACAAAGATGATGTTAAAGAACTGATTCCTTCTGTTCTATTATCTTTGAGTGGCGACAATGGTTATAGAAACAATTCCGTATCTGGAGCTGGAGGGACATTTATATTTGATAACCTGTTTCCTGGGATGTTTTATTTGCGTCCTGTTATGAAG GAGTATGCTTTCTCACCTTCGGCACAGGCAATAGAGCTTGGAGCTGGGGAGTTTAAAGAAGTTATTTTCCAGGCCACCCGCGTAGCTTACAG TGCTACAGGCTTAGTAACTCTGTTGTCTGGTCAACCCAAAGGTGGAGTTTCAGTTGAAGCACGGTCAGAGTCAAAAGGCTATTTTGAGGAAACAGTGACAGATTCCTCTGGGAATTATCGTCTGAGAGGACTATTGCCTGATACTGTCTATGATGTCAAAGTAGCTAAAAGGGATGTTATGGGGAGTTCTAATGTAGTGCGTGCATCTCCAGATTTCATTACTGTCAAG GTTGGAACTGAAGATATCAAGGGTTTGGATTTCATAGTTTTTGAGGAGCCGGAAATGACAATTGTAAGTTGCCACGTCGAAGGAAATGGTACAGATGAACTTCGTAAACACCTGATGGTAGAAATCAGGTCAGCTAGTGACACAACCAAGATAGAGTCCGTCTTTCCCTTGCCGATTTCTAACTTCTTCCAAGTGAAGGGCTTATCAAAGGGCAGACACCTTCTGCAGCTTCGATCTGGTCTCCCGTCAAGCTCACTTCAATTTGAATCCGATATCATTGAGGTCGACTTGGacaaaaatattcaaatccaTGTAGGCCCATTGAGATTCAGAATTGTAGATCAGCTGAAGCAG GAGTTGACTCCTGCACCCGTGTTCCCCCTTATTGTTGGATTTCTAGTTGTTGCGCTATTTCTCAGCATGCCTAG GTTGAAGGATTTGTACCAAGCCACGGTAGACATACCTACACCAGGACTTGGTGGGGCTTCAAAAAAAGACATTAGGAAGCCTATATTGCGAAAGAAGACTTACTAA